One Mus musculus strain C57BL/6J chromosome Y, GRCm38.p6 C57BL/6J DNA segment encodes these proteins:
- the Gm21838 gene encoding Y-linked testis-specific protein 1-like, whose translation MISLKKKSRRKPSSQAMGNIVGCRISHGWKEGNEPVTHWKAIILGQLPTNPSLYLVKYDGIDSVYGQELHSDERILNIKVLPHKVVFPQMRDVHLARALVGRKVQHKFEGKDGSEDNWSGMVLAQVPFLQDYFYISYKNDPVLYVYQLLDEYKEGNLHIIPETPLAEARSGDENDFLIGTWVQYTRDDGSKKFGKVVYKDLANPTVYFIKFLGDLHIYVYTLVSNIT comes from the coding sequence atgatatcactcaagaagaagagtaggaggaagccttcttcccaggccatggggaatattgttggctgcagaatttctcacgggtggaaggaaggtaatgagcctgtcacccattggaaggccatcattctagggcaactgccaacaaacccttctctttatttggtgaagtacgacggaattgacagtgtctacggacaggagctccacagcgatgagaggattttaaatattaaggtcttgcctcacaaagtagtttttcctcagatgagggatgtccacctcgccagagccctggttggcagaaaggtacaacacaaatttgaggggaaagatggctctgaggacaactggagtgggatggtgctagcccaggtgccattcttacaggactatttttacatttcctacaagaatgatccggtcctctacgtttatcagctcctggatgaatacaaggaaggtaacctccacatcattccagagacccctctggctgaggcgagatcaggtgatgaaaatgacttcttaataggtacctgggtgcagtacaccagagatgatggatccaaaaagttcggaaaggttgtttacaaagatctagccaatcctaccgtgtactttatcaaatttcttggtgacctacatatctatgtctatactctggtgtcaaatatcacttaa